Within the Candidatus Paracaedimonas acanthamoebae genome, the region GAGAAGTTGCAACCATGGTAATAATCTACTTAAGATAAAATTTAAGCCTTGCAGCTTCACGTTAAGTAATGTTTTCTCTATAGTCCATAAGTTAGAAAAAAGGAAGTCCTAAAGGAGAATTAAATGACAGAGACCACTTTTGATGTCGTTATTATTGGTGCAGGCCCAGGGGGTTATGTGACAGCTATTCGAGCTGCCCAGCTCGGATTCAAGACGGCGATTATTGAAGCAAATCATCTTGGAGGGATTTGTCTTAACTGGGGATGTATTCCAACAAAAGCATTGCTGAGATCCGCAGAAATACTTGATTATATGCATCATGCCGATAAATTCGGTTTAAAAGCCGAAAAGGTAGGATTTGAGCTGACAAAGATCGTTGAACGTTCACGACAAGTCGCAAATCAGCTTTCAAAAGGAGTTGAGCATCTTTTGAAAAAAAATAAGATTTCAGTTTATAATGGCTATGGAAAATTTAATGGCAAACAAGGCGGTCTTCATAAAATTGAGATAACGCAAGAGGCAAAAGTCGTAGAAATTTTGCTTGCAAAAAATGTTATTATTGCCACAGGTGCTCGGGCACGGACCCTTCCCAATCTTCAACCTGATAAAGAAAACATATGGACCTACCGAGAGGCGATGGTCCCAGAAAAAATGCCAAAATCTTTATTAGTGGTAGGATCTGGAGCGATTGGGATTGAATTTGCAAGTTTCTATCGTTCTTTGGGAGCCGAGGTAACTGTGGTCGAAGTTGTTGATCGAATCCTTCCGGCTGAGGATGAAGAAATCTCGCTAATGGCGAAAAAAATGTTTGAAAAACGAGGGATTAAATTCCATTTAGCCACAACCGTGACGTCTGTCACTAAAACTTCTCAAGGTCTTAATGCACTCTTGGAAAGTGGTGGAAAACAAATTGAACTTGTTGTTGAAAAAGCAATTTCATCGGTAGGCATTGTTGGGAATGTTGAAAATCTTGGACTTGAAAGTACAAAAGTGAAGGTTGAGCATTCGCATATTGTTGTTAATCAATGGGCAGAAACTTCAGAGCCGGGTGTTTATGCGATTGGTGACGTCGCAGGGGCTCCTTGGCTCGCACATAAGGCGAGTCATGAAGGAATTTTGGCAATTGAGAAAATTGCTGGTCATAAAGATATACACCCCTTAAAGCGTGAGAATATTCCTGGATGTACTTATAGTACGCCCCAGGTTGCAAGTATTGGATTGACTGAAAAGAAAGCCAAGGAACAAGGGTATGAGCTTAAAGTTGGTCGTTTTCCATTTATGGGAAATGGCAAAGCTATAGCTCTTGGAGAGCCTGAAGGACTGATTAAAACAATTTTTGATGCTAAAACAGGTGAATTGTTAGGTGCTCATATGATTGGAGCAGAAGTAACAGAATTAATTCAAGGGTATGCTATTGCTAAGACATGTGAAGCAACAGAAGCGGAATTAATGGCAACTATTTTCCCTCATCCAACTCTTTCAGAAATGATGCATGAATCTCCTTTAGCTGCTTTTGGGCGTGGACTTCATTATTAATAAAGGTAATAAAAAGTGACAGAACGTGCTTCTTTAAAGAAACCTGATTGGATCCGTGTAAAGGCGCCTGTTTCTCAAGAATATCAGGCCACACGTGATCTTATGAAGGTTCATAAACTTAATACGGTTTGTGAAGAAGCGGCTTGTCCTAACATTGGCGAATGTTGGGCCAAAAAACATGCAACAATCATGATTTTAGGAAGTGTGTGCACGCGTTCATGTCGTTTCTGTAATGTTGCAACAGGAAGGCCCGATCAGCTTGATCCTCATGAACCGGAAAGAGTTGCTGAGGCACTTGCAAAGCTAGGGCTTTCTCATGTTGTGATAACTTCAGTAGATCGAGACGATTTACCTGATGGAGGTGCTCAACATTTTTCCCAAGTTATTAAGGAAATCCGTAAAACTTCTCCCCATACAACAATTGAGATTTTAACCCCTGATTTTTTAAGGAAAGAAGGCGCTTTAGAAATCGTTGTTGAAGCTCAGCCGGATGTTTATAATCATAATGTTGAGACAGTCCCACGTCTCTATTCCAATGTGCGTCCAGGGGCTCGTTATTATCACTCTGTTAATCTTTTGGACCGCGTAAAGCAGTTAAACCCCAATCTTTTTACAAAATCTGGGCTTATGGTGGGGTTAGGAGAAACAAAACAGGAAGTTTATCAAGTCATGGATGATCTGCGATCAGCAGATGTCGATTTTTTAACAATTGGCCAGTATCTACAACCTACGCCTCAACATCATGAAGTGATGCGGTTTGTTGAGCCTGATGAATTTAAAGATTATGAGCGTATGGCGCGTGGAAAAGGATTTTTAATGGTTTCGGCCTCTCCTTTAACGCGTTCTTCTTATCATGCTGGAGAAGATTTTATAAAGCTTAAGCAGGCTCGTAATGCGGCTCTAAGATCATATGAAGACGGAAAATGATCAGGCATACTGAGCAGAAAATTTTTCCTTATTCTCAGGATCAGCTCTTTAAATTAGTTGCTGATATCGAGCGTTACCCTGAATTTTTACCGTGGTGTCGAGGCGCCATAATTCATCAACGTGATGGGAATAAGCTTATTGCAGAACTTAAAATTGGATATAAGTTTTTCCAAGAATCTTATATGTCAGAAGTCATGTTAATGCCTTTAGCAGCCATTAATGTGCAGTATGCAAAAGGGGCCTTAAAATATCTCAAGAATCAGTGGCATTTCCAGTCGATAACGCCCAAGAGTTGTCAGGTCAATTTTGACCTAGAATTTGAATTAAAATCATCTTTTTTACAAAAAGCGACAGAGTCTGTTTTTACAACGATTGTTTCTCAAATGCTTGGGGCCTTTGAGGAAAGAGCTAGGTTTCTTTATTCTTAACTTTAATCAAAAATTGCTTTTTAAATGAAGTTAATTTTCATAAAACCAGCTTCTAATAGTTTGGATTATCTTAGAGTTGTAAAACCATTCGTTAATCTTAAATATACGAAAAATATAAGGAAGCGTTGATATATATTGACGATTAGGGTGGCGATGGACATTCTGAATACCAAGTTCTCTCAGCATATCAGAGTGAATATAATAAACTTTTTCTTTCATTTGTTCAGCAACGAGACCCGCAATACTTTGATCAGCACCATGACAGATAAGTTCTGGATGTTGAATCTTAAAATCAATCATAGCAGGACTAAGTATCTTTAAATTCTGGCTTAATTCAAGCCAACGATCCGCAAATTTACGTGCATTGGGCGTATTTTTAAATATGAAAAGACAAGCCCAATTCCCTGGTCTTTGCCTAATGTCAGGAGTATCCATTTCCAAGAATTGTAATAGTTCTCGCTTGGTCTTTTGTCCAATAGTGCCGTATCCTTTTCGAGGGCACCCATCTTGAAGAAGTATAATATCATGCTCTTTTAAAAGATCTAAAATTTTTGTAATGGGCTTATAAAAAATTACTGCAGAATCAGCATAAATTAGAATTGAATTTTCAGGGATCTCATTAAGCATCTTGGCGATGAAATATGGTTTCCATAGCCAATATCCTCCCCCAGATTTAATTTCTAAGGTTGCTTTGTTTTTTTCATAAAAAACAGGATCTATATGATTTCTTCTGAATTGAAAAATATGATCAATGCCTTTATTGAGGGCAGAATAAGAAAGGGTAGCTTGATTCTTAAAAAAAACATCATGTCCACTTGCATAAGAAATTAAATAAACAGGAGGACTGGGATTATAAGTTGCAAGCTCATGATCACGGGATATCGTTACAGGCTGCAGAGAAATATCGCTTTTAATAAGCATAAACCCAATATCAATTATAAAAATAAATAGATATATGAATAGGAGACATTGAACGATTTTATAAATTTTTTTCTTATAATGTGGCCACATAAAATCTATTTTTCTTTCGAATGCAGTTTGTGAATTATTTTTCCTTTATTCTAAAATAATGTAATCAAATAAACTACAAGATTTTTATATTAAAAATTGATAGTGTATTTAGCTCATTTTAAAATAAAAAATTTTTTCTATATTAACAATTTTTCAATAAATAGAAATTATATTTTATATTCTGTATTTGTTTTATTGGGAGTTATTTTTATGGACGGACATTTTTTAAAAGGAAAAAAATATATAATATTAATAATGTTTATTTCATTATTTAAAGTGAATAAAGGTTTTTCTTCTGGAGAGATTAAAGACGATTTGAAGGAAGTTAAAAATTCATTTTCTCCAGAGACACAACAGAAAATGGAAGAACTTGGATATCTTTCTTCTTGGTGTCCTTTATCTTATCAAATTGAAAAACAGCGAGAAGCACATCTCAGTGAAGAATTTGTCACTATGTATGATCATATTAGGACAATCACGAGTGGGATTGTTCAATATTATTCAAAATTCTTTTTATCAGGAGAACTCCCTGATAACCTTCAACTGAATTCTTCAAAAGAAGTCTTTATTAAAAATATTGAAGAAGGGCCAAGTTCTGGAACAATTTCTTTTCTTGATTCCGTGAAGATACTTATGAATTCTACAAAGACATTTATTCATTTTAAACATGCAAGCTTATTGAGCGAAGAAAAGAAAAGTAAAATGCCGGATCTTGCTAGAGAAAAGCTCGAAAAAGCAGAGTCTCTAGGAAAAGAAGAAATTCGTCATCGCGCTCACAGTATTTGGTATATATTAATGTTTTTATATTCTTTTGAAAGGCGTGTGAGGGAAAGTATTGAAAATTTCCCTCAAAAAACATGGAAAAAGGATAAAGAAAATTTAGACTCTTCCGTAAAAGAGGTACAAGAAAAACTGTTTCAAGGTTCTCAAGAAACTAAACCACAAAATATAAGTGCTGAAAAAGAAAATTATGAAGATGTTATTGAGATTTTGAATAAAGATATTAATAAAATTAATGATTTAATTGAAAAGGCAAAAAAAGAAATTAAAGTATTTCACATGAAATATTCTAATATATTGCGTGCCCCTGGAACGGGTTATCTTTCTATGGAAGGTTTATTATATAAATTATGCATCTATTCAGAACATCCTCGTATTCGACAAGACCGAGAACTGATTCATCCGTTAATTACGGT harbors:
- the lpdA gene encoding dihydrolipoyl dehydrogenase, with translation MTETTFDVVIIGAGPGGYVTAIRAAQLGFKTAIIEANHLGGICLNWGCIPTKALLRSAEILDYMHHADKFGLKAEKVGFELTKIVERSRQVANQLSKGVEHLLKKNKISVYNGYGKFNGKQGGLHKIEITQEAKVVEILLAKNVIIATGARARTLPNLQPDKENIWTYREAMVPEKMPKSLLVVGSGAIGIEFASFYRSLGAEVTVVEVVDRILPAEDEEISLMAKKMFEKRGIKFHLATTVTSVTKTSQGLNALLESGGKQIELVVEKAISSVGIVGNVENLGLESTKVKVEHSHIVVNQWAETSEPGVYAIGDVAGAPWLAHKASHEGILAIEKIAGHKDIHPLKRENIPGCTYSTPQVASIGLTEKKAKEQGYELKVGRFPFMGNGKAIALGEPEGLIKTIFDAKTGELLGAHMIGAEVTELIQGYAIAKTCEATEAELMATIFPHPTLSEMMHESPLAAFGRGLHY
- the lipA gene encoding lipoyl synthase, with amino-acid sequence MTERASLKKPDWIRVKAPVSQEYQATRDLMKVHKLNTVCEEAACPNIGECWAKKHATIMILGSVCTRSCRFCNVATGRPDQLDPHEPERVAEALAKLGLSHVVITSVDRDDLPDGGAQHFSQVIKEIRKTSPHTTIEILTPDFLRKEGALEIVVEAQPDVYNHNVETVPRLYSNVRPGARYYHSVNLLDRVKQLNPNLFTKSGLMVGLGETKQEVYQVMDDLRSADVDFLTIGQYLQPTPQHHEVMRFVEPDEFKDYERMARGKGFLMVSASPLTRSSYHAGEDFIKLKQARNAALRSYEDGK
- a CDS encoding type II toxin-antitoxin system RatA family toxin, with amino-acid sequence MIRHTEQKIFPYSQDQLFKLVADIERYPEFLPWCRGAIIHQRDGNKLIAELKIGYKFFQESYMSEVMLMPLAAINVQYAKGALKYLKNQWHFQSITPKSCQVNFDLEFELKSSFLQKATESVFTTIVSQMLGAFEERARFLYS